The genomic window CGTACGAGAACGATGCTCGCTTGGACCCGGACACGTCTCCGTCGGCGTCCGCGTTAGTCTGCGTGTCGACGTCTCCGTCCGGCGTGCCGCCGAGGAAGCCGATGCCGCCCAACCCGCCCGCGTCGCTCGAGTCGTCGACCTCGACGACGGTCTTGTTGTGGCGGGTGACGTTCATCTGGAGGTTGCCGCCGGGATCGTTGCGCATTTTGAAGGTGGCGACGGCGCTGAACAGACACCAGATCGCCGGCAGGAGCCCGAGCAGGTAGATGGCCGAGACCTCGAGCGTGAGTTGGTTGCCGCCGTAGCGCCAGTGTTGGGGGTAGGCGTGCCAGAAGAGTGCGACGCCGAGCAGACAGAGGCTCGCGCTGATCGCGGCCGTGGCTTGGACGCGTCGACTGGCCGGTAATACGACGAAGACGCCGACGAGAGCGGTCGGGACGCTGAGCCCGGCCAGTACGCCCGCGGCGCGGACGGTCGCGAACTGCGCGGCCATCCCCTCGGAGAGCTCGACCGCGTACCCGCCGAAGAGGTCGGTCGTCGCCACGAGTACGGCCACGACGGCCAGAAGTGCACCGAGCACCACGAGCGCCGTCCCCGCGTACAGTCGGCGACTCGTCACCCCCGGTGCGGTCCCATCGTAGGCCTCCGTCAGGCTTGTCATAGGCAGTCGTTCGACGGCCCATCACAAAACGATACGTCAGACACACCTCGGTTGTCGGAGAGGTCGTCCGGCGGCGGGACCCGAGCGCGACCCGCGGAAACGAAAGCTTGAATCACCGCGCTCGCAAACGACGGCCTATGAGCGACGAGGACGAAGACGCCGAGCCAGCAGTCTCACTCGGAGAGGGTACCCCGGTCGAGGGCGCGCCGCTCGCCCGCGTCAGTTCGCGACTTGCGTGGCCGAAGGAAAAGAGCGAAGTCGATCGGCTCGAGGGCGATGCCGTCATCCGAACGCCGGACGGTCCCCGCGAACTGTCGACCGTGCTTGAGTCGGTCGACGAGACGTACTTCCAGCGCCATCAGGAGTTCGAGGGGCACGTTCGAGACGTGATCGGGACCGGGCCGGTTCCGACTGCGGACGAGTAACACCGTGGCGTCACAGTCGGGGCGACGCGACGATCACTGGCTCCGTGAGTACATGTCCTTTTCTTGGGTCCAGAAGGCGTTACTGGTCGGTGCCGTGGTGACGCTGCTGTGGATGCGGTTGGTCCCCAGTGACCTCGACCAGCGGGTCGTCGTCGACGCTATCCTCCTGATCGGAGGCCCGCTCGCGCTCGGGCTCGCCCACGGGAACCGCATCGGCTGGCGCATCGATCGCGTCGCGATCCGCAATACGGTCCTCCTCGCGCTGTTCGTCGCCCCGTTCTACGTCGTCGGATCGACGCTGCCGACGATCCGGGCGTTCTACCCGATCTGGGAGACCTCGGCCGCACCGGCGGCGTTCATCCCGCACGCGATCAAACTCTTCGTCCTCGCGCTGGCCGCCGAGACCTACTACCGCGGCCTGCTCTGTGTCGGCGTCAAGGAGATCGGGTTCGTCGCCGTCTTCATCAGCCCCGTCGTCTACATGTTCCACCACGCCTCGAAACCGCCCATCGAGTTCCTGCTGTCGGGGCCGACGGACGTCCTGTTCGGTGCCGTCGACTACAAGTCGAACTCGATTCTCCCGTCGGTCGTCGCCCACGGCGGCGGCCTCGTCCTGCTCGACTGGCTCGTCCTGCACGAGCCGCTGTTCGATCCGACGTTCCTCGTGCGATTCCTCGAGTGGCTGCCGATCCCGCTGTAGCGGGGTCGCGGCGGTCGCCGCCCACCTGGTCGGACGACGGGACCGATTAAGGGCCGGGACGACCAACCGTCGCGTATGGCACTTCCCATCGACCCGACGCAGATCGATCCGGCGGACTACGGCGAGCACCGCGCGGTACTCGAGATGGACCACGAGGAGGCCATCGAGCACACCCGCGAGGTGTTCACCGAGGCGGGCTTTGGCGTCCCGGCCGAGTTCTCGCCCTCGGAACTGCTCAACGAAAAGGTCGACGCGGACCGCGATCCCTACTACGTGCTCGGGGCCTGTAACCCCGAGATGGCGGATCGGGTACTGGACGTGACCGAGCAGATGGGGGCGCTGTTCCCCTGTAACGTCGTCGTCTGGGAGGAAGAGCCGGGTCGGCAGGTCGTCTACCACGTCTCGATCATGAAGATCGCGCGGCTGCTCGGCATCGCTCCCGACGACGAGAACTGGCAAGAGATCGTCGACACGACCAGCGAGATGGTCGACGAGGCCTACGCGAACCTTTAGAACCGGCCACAACCGTCTCGTCTCCTCCTCGCGGAATCGGCGTCCCGAGCGCGACGATTCCGTCCCGAT from Natrinema versiforme includes these protein-coding regions:
- a CDS encoding type II CAAX prenyl endopeptidase Rce1 family protein, translating into MSFSWVQKALLVGAVVTLLWMRLVPSDLDQRVVVDAILLIGGPLALGLAHGNRIGWRIDRVAIRNTVLLALFVAPFYVVGSTLPTIRAFYPIWETSAAPAAFIPHAIKLFVLALAAETYYRGLLCVGVKEIGFVAVFISPVVYMFHHASKPPIEFLLSGPTDVLFGAVDYKSNSILPSVVAHGGGLVLLDWLVLHEPLFDPTFLVRFLEWLPIPL
- a CDS encoding DUF302 domain-containing protein encodes the protein MALPIDPTQIDPADYGEHRAVLEMDHEEAIEHTREVFTEAGFGVPAEFSPSELLNEKVDADRDPYYVLGACNPEMADRVLDVTEQMGALFPCNVVVWEEEPGRQVVYHVSIMKIARLLGIAPDDENWQEIVDTTSEMVDEAYANL
- a CDS encoding DUF5789 family protein, translating into MSDEDEDAEPAVSLGEGTPVEGAPLARVSSRLAWPKEKSEVDRLEGDAVIRTPDGPRELSTVLESVDETYFQRHQEFEGHVRDVIGTGPVPTADE